The Anabaena sp. PCC 7108 region CAACCCTTTCAACACTTTGGTGTCAATCTGGGACTATCCCGCATTGTCGAATTATTGGCAAATTTCGGAAATCCTCATCACCAAGTTCCTGTAATTCATGTGGCTGGAACTAACGGCAAAGGTTCTGTTTGTGCTTATCTTTCCTCAATACTTACTGAAGCTGGTTATCGCACAGGACGCTATACTTCCCCTCATTTAGTTGATTGGACAGAACGTATTTGTATTAACGAGCAGCCAATCGAACCAAGTGAGTTGTGCGAATTAATACTAAAAATTAGAGATGCTATTGACTCCGAGACAGAATCACCTACTCAGTTTGAAGTAATTACCGCAGCAGCTTGGTTATATTTTGCACAACAGAAAGTTGATATAGCGGTGATGGAAGTTGGTTTAGGTGGGCGTTTGGATGCAACTAATGTTTGTTCTCAGCCTTTGGTGACAGTAATTACTTCCATAAGTCGAGAACACTGGCAGCAACTAGGTCCCACTATTGCCGATATTGCCAGAGAAAAAGCTGGTATTATCAAACCTGGATGTCCTGTAGTAGTAGGTCAATTGCCAGCAGAGGCGGAAACAGTGGTGCGATTGCTTACTCTAGAATTACAATGCCCTATTTTTACCCCTCAACCTGCTAAGAATATTAACCCAGGATGGGCAGAATATCAAAGATTAGATGTAGATAAAATAGAAAACTCTCAATCTAAAATTAAATATCCATTACCGTTAAAGGGACAAATTCAATTACATAATTCAGCTTTAGCTTTAGCAGCTTTGGAAATATTGCAACAACAAGGTTGGGAAATTTCTGAAACAGCCATTATTAAGGGCATGGAAAAAACTAAATGGCCAGGCCGAATACAATGGACTACCTGGAAAGATCATAAACTATTAATTGATGGCGCACACAATCCAGCCGCAGCCGAAGTTTTACGTCATTATGTAGATAGTCTCAATACTCAAAATATAACTTGGGTAATAGGAATGCTGGCTACTAAAGATCATGCTGATATTTTTCAAGCACTTCTCAAAAGAGGAGATAAATTATATTTAGTACCAGTTCCCGATAGTAATTCCGCAAATCTTGATAATTTAACAAAATTAGCCCTGGAAACTTGCCCAAATTTAGGTTTTTGCAGCACCTATCCAGATGTATTCTCAGCTTTAGATGCTGCATTCACCTCTACAGATAACTTAGTAGTTTTATCCGGTTCTCTCTATTTACTTGGTCATTTTTTAGGGAATAGGGAATAGGGAACAGGGAACAGGGAACAGGGAATAGGGAACGGGGAACAGGGAATAGGGAACGGGGAACAGGGAACAGGGAACAGGGAACAGGGAATAGGGAACGGGGAATAGGGAACGGGGAACAGGGAACGGGGGAATTTTTCCAATTACGAATTACGAATTACGAATTACGAATTACGAATTACCGATTATCCCATTGTTGTGCTGCATCTTCTACAGCTTTATCCACCGTTTTTTCACCCAACATTGCAGCTTGGAGATTTTCATAAATTGTCTTTTGCAAGAGTTTGAAATCTTTGATTTTCGGGGTTAAAACCTCAGCTTGTTGCATTTGTTGGGCGCTGATAATACGCCCTTTTTCCACAGTTGAGGCATTATTTGGAACTTCTTTAAAATAGCTGTCAGCAAGTGATTTAATTGTTGAAGGTAAAACATTAGCCGCTTTAGCAAAAGTTAGTTGATTTTCATCATTAGTAACAAACAAGGCAAACTTAACCGCTGCGTCAGGGTTTTTAGTGGCACGGGGAATGACTATATTCATGACAGCGACATTTTTCTTACCTGTATCACCAGTAATTTGGGGTGCTATGGCTGAAGCTTGAGCAATTTTTGGGGCATTATTAGATATTGTCTTCAGAAACTCAGGCCCAGAAGCTAAAAACGCAGTTTCCCCAGATTGGTATAAATCAATTGCATGACGGTGGCCTTGTGTCAATGATTCTTTAGGTAGTAATTTTTTCTTATACAAATCTACCCAATATTGAAAAGCAGCTTTTCCCTGTGGTGAATTAAAACCGGCTTTTCCTTCAGCATTAAT contains the following coding sequences:
- a CDS encoding Mur ligase family protein, producing the protein MSVNPDFLLQPFQHFGVNLGLSRIVELLANFGNPHHQVPVIHVAGTNGKGSVCAYLSSILTEAGYRTGRYTSPHLVDWTERICINEQPIEPSELCELILKIRDAIDSETESPTQFEVITAAAWLYFAQQKVDIAVMEVGLGGRLDATNVCSQPLVTVITSISREHWQQLGPTIADIAREKAGIIKPGCPVVVGQLPAEAETVVRLLTLELQCPIFTPQPAKNINPGWAEYQRLDVDKIENSQSKIKYPLPLKGQIQLHNSALALAALEILQQQGWEISETAIIKGMEKTKWPGRIQWTTWKDHKLLIDGAHNPAAAEVLRHYVDSLNTQNITWVIGMLATKDHADIFQALLKRGDKLYLVPVPDSNSANLDNLTKLALETCPNLGFCSTYPDVFSALDAAFTSTDNLVVLSGSLYLLGHFLGNRE